A genomic segment from Chloroflexota bacterium encodes:
- a CDS encoding histidine triad nucleotide-binding protein — protein MTASWTGSEDAVADCLFCKIAAGAIPSDQVYEDDAVFAFRDIAPQAPVHVLVVPRRHVSSLDGLRDDPDLAGRLLTAAANVARLEGVHATGYRVAVNHGRHGAQTVGHVHLHVLGGRQLEGELG, from the coding sequence ATGACGGCAAGTTGGACAGGTTCGGAAGACGCGGTTGCCGACTGCTTGTTCTGCAAGATTGCGGCGGGCGCCATTCCGTCGGATCAGGTCTATGAGGACGACGCGGTGTTCGCGTTTCGCGACATCGCGCCCCAGGCCCCGGTCCACGTTCTGGTCGTGCCGCGTCGACACGTGTCGAGTCTCGACGGATTGCGGGACGATCCCGACCTGGCGGGACGCCTGCTCACGGCCGCCGCGAACGTGGCGCGGCTGGAGGGCGTGCATGCGACCGGGTACCGGGTGGCCGTGAATCACGGACGCCATGGGGCGCAGACCGTGGGCCACGTGCACCTGCACGTGCTCGGTGGCCGGCAGCTTGAAGGGGAGCTTGGGTAG
- a CDS encoding 50S ribosomal protein L11 methyltransferase has protein sequence MSQRWLEITVHTDPADADDVRMELSRWVGSALAVEQSPDDAQEQMTLRAYIADGPACQSTREAIERALWHLGATGASTLRTPQIRWVRPEEYLNEWRAFYRPFPIGRSFVIAPSWTDAPAGDRRVIRLDPGMAFGTGLHPTTQLAVEALEGAIAPGHDVIDVGTGSGVLAIVAALRGARRVRAVDTDADAVRTARANVAQNACDDRVSVTHGRLPLRESDPADILVANIVADTHLRSLDHYRAAVRRDGRVILGGITATRGAEMRAAAADHGLRVESVLRRDGWECLNLGMPPAGDL, from the coding sequence GTGAGCCAGCGCTGGCTCGAGATCACGGTTCATACCGATCCCGCCGACGCCGACGACGTGCGCATGGAGCTTTCCCGCTGGGTCGGATCGGCGCTGGCGGTCGAGCAGTCGCCGGATGACGCGCAGGAGCAGATGACCCTGCGGGCGTACATCGCCGACGGTCCGGCATGCCAATCGACGCGTGAGGCGATCGAGCGCGCGCTGTGGCACCTGGGCGCCACCGGCGCCTCGACCCTGCGCACGCCGCAAATCCGGTGGGTGCGGCCCGAGGAATACTTGAACGAATGGCGCGCGTTCTACCGCCCATTCCCGATCGGACGCAGTTTCGTGATCGCGCCTTCGTGGACGGACGCGCCGGCCGGCGACCGCCGAGTGATTCGGCTCGATCCCGGCATGGCGTTCGGCACCGGGCTGCATCCGACCACGCAACTCGCGGTGGAGGCCCTGGAGGGAGCGATTGCCCCCGGGCACGACGTCATCGACGTCGGCACGGGCTCGGGCGTCCTGGCCATCGTTGCGGCGCTGCGCGGCGCGCGGCGCGTGCGCGCCGTTGACACCGACGCGGATGCGGTGCGGACGGCGCGGGCGAACGTGGCGCAGAACGCTTGTGACGATCGGGTGTCGGTGACGCACGGACGGCTGCCGCTCCGCGAATCCGATCCCGCCGATATCTTGGTGGCCAACATCGTGGCGGATACGCACCTGCGCAGTCTCGACCACTACCGCGCCGCCGTGCGCCGCGACGGCCGCGTGATTCTGGGGGGCATCACGGCGACCAGAGGCGCCGAGATGCGGGCGGCGGCGGCCGACCATGGATTGCGTGTCGAGAGCGTCTTGCGCCGGGATGGGTGGGAATGCCTTAACCTCGGCATGCCGCCGGCGGGAGACCTATAG
- the dnaJ gene encoding molecular chaperone DnaJ, with translation MSSKPDYYDVLGVSRNASEAEIRRAFRKLAREYHPDVSKASDADAKFKQINEAYEVLRDAEKRQMYDRFGHADARGGFGAGVDDFAGVGDIFDAFFGRGTTRARRTEQRGADLRAVVTMDFIESVFGATKVVDYQRHEPCGACGGDGAEPGTKPSTCRMCQGAGQVQRTQQSLFGQFVNVATCPRCHGEGREITEPCSGCRGTGLERRAMSREIEIPAGLAPGTELRLSGAGDHGRNRGTPGDLYVAIEVEPHPQLEREGDDIVSDLALNIAEAALGTTVEVPTVDGEETVTVPGGTQPGTVLKLRGRGVPRYRGSGRGDQRITVKVVVPKKLSSDQRAVLEQLRDSLPAGRDADGRSFVEKARAAFR, from the coding sequence GTGAGCAGCAAGCCCGACTACTACGACGTGCTGGGGGTGAGTCGAAACGCCTCCGAAGCCGAGATTCGCCGGGCCTTCCGCAAGCTGGCGCGGGAATACCACCCGGACGTCAGCAAGGCGTCTGACGCCGACGCCAAGTTCAAGCAGATCAACGAGGCCTACGAGGTGTTGCGCGACGCGGAGAAGCGGCAGATGTATGACCGATTCGGACACGCCGACGCGCGCGGCGGATTCGGGGCCGGCGTCGACGACTTTGCCGGCGTGGGCGACATTTTCGACGCGTTCTTCGGGCGCGGCACCACGCGCGCCCGACGAACGGAGCAGCGTGGGGCCGATCTCCGCGCCGTCGTGACGATGGACTTCATCGAATCGGTCTTTGGCGCGACGAAGGTAGTCGACTACCAGCGTCACGAGCCGTGCGGCGCCTGTGGGGGCGATGGCGCCGAGCCGGGCACCAAGCCGTCAACCTGCCGGATGTGCCAAGGCGCGGGCCAGGTGCAACGGACCCAACAATCGCTCTTCGGACAGTTCGTGAACGTCGCGACCTGCCCGCGCTGCCACGGCGAGGGGCGCGAAATCACGGAGCCGTGCTCCGGATGCCGCGGCACCGGGCTGGAACGCCGGGCCATGAGCCGGGAAATCGAGATTCCCGCGGGGTTGGCGCCTGGTACCGAATTGCGTCTCTCGGGCGCCGGCGATCACGGGCGCAATCGCGGCACTCCCGGAGATCTCTACGTGGCCATCGAGGTGGAGCCCCATCCGCAGCTCGAGCGCGAGGGCGACGACATCGTGAGCGATCTCGCGCTCAACATCGCCGAAGCCGCCCTTGGGACCACGGTGGAGGTTCCGACCGTCGACGGCGAGGAAACCGTGACGGTGCCTGGGGGGACACAACCCGGCACGGTGCTCAAGCTGCGCGGTCGCGGCGTGCCTCGATATCGCGGGTCGGGGCGGGGCGATCAGCGCATCACGGTCAAGGTGGTGGTTCCCAAGAAGCTGTCGTCGGACCAGCGGGCGGTGTTGGAACAGCTGCGAGACTCGCTGCCCGCCGGTCGCGACGCCGACGGCCGAAGCTTCGTCGAGAAGGCACGCGCCGCATTTCGGTGA
- a CDS encoding nucleotide exchange factor GrpE: MTEAEPRESETPDDQAPRVDDDDRPTIRVTDRRAASGAADQPPAESGSSETPADDAPDLERRHRDVLNRLTRVQADFANYRRRTEADARERALFANMAIAFDILRVIDGFERAFQTLPGELRLLSWVDGIALTQAQLLGVLEAHGVTPIECKRGDPIDTAIHEVVISDEGDGPMVVAEQLQRGYRMQDRVLRPTLVKSAPAASLESEPETTAAGDATPAGDGAG; the protein is encoded by the coding sequence ATGACCGAAGCCGAACCTCGTGAATCGGAGACGCCGGACGACCAGGCGCCGCGGGTCGACGACGACGATCGTCCGACCATTCGCGTGACCGATCGCCGGGCAGCCTCGGGCGCCGCGGACCAGCCGCCGGCCGAATCCGGCTCGTCCGAGACGCCGGCCGACGATGCGCCCGATCTCGAGCGGCGACATCGGGACGTGCTCAATCGACTCACGCGGGTGCAGGCCGACTTCGCCAACTACCGGCGGCGCACCGAGGCCGACGCCCGGGAACGCGCCCTTTTCGCCAACATGGCGATCGCGTTCGACATCCTGCGGGTGATCGACGGCTTCGAACGCGCGTTCCAGACGCTGCCGGGCGAGCTGCGGTTGCTGAGCTGGGTGGACGGCATTGCGCTGACCCAGGCTCAACTGCTGGGCGTGCTGGAGGCACACGGCGTCACGCCCATCGAGTGCAAACGCGGCGACCCCATCGACACCGCGATTCACGAGGTGGTGATTTCGGACGAGGGCGACGGTCCGATGGTGGTGGCCGAGCAGCTGCAGCGCGGTTACCGCATGCAGGATCGGGTGTTGCGTCCGACGCTCGTCAAATCGGCGCCGGCGGCCAGCCTGGAGTCGGAACCGGAGACGACGGCCGCGGGTGACGCCACGCCGGCCGGCGACGGCGCGGGCTGA